One Paraburkholderia kururiensis DNA window includes the following coding sequences:
- a CDS encoding SDR family oxidoreductase, translating into MNRVVLVTGACGGIGSVLTQRFVEAGDTVLALDMNETALAALADTLGAAHVAPVVADLGDAAAVRDAVAQAVAQRGPVDVVVANAGAALAGTLAQTDAASWQHDVHLNLNGTYHTVEAVRESMVQRKSGVLVLIGSVNGMTALGHPAYSAAKAGLISYTKALAIELGRHGIRANIVCPGTVKTQAWQARVDKDPQVFETLKKWYPLGDFATPDDIADAVLFLASPMARVITGVALPVDGGLMAGNRLMAAELTLESL; encoded by the coding sequence ATGAATCGCGTGGTGCTTGTGACGGGAGCATGCGGCGGAATCGGCAGCGTGCTCACACAGCGTTTTGTGGAAGCGGGCGATACGGTGCTCGCGCTCGATATGAACGAGACGGCGCTTGCGGCGCTTGCCGACACGCTGGGCGCGGCACACGTGGCGCCCGTGGTGGCGGACCTGGGTGATGCCGCGGCCGTGCGCGATGCCGTGGCGCAAGCGGTCGCACAGCGCGGGCCGGTGGATGTCGTGGTGGCGAACGCGGGCGCGGCGCTGGCCGGCACGCTTGCGCAGACCGATGCCGCGAGCTGGCAGCACGACGTGCATCTGAACCTGAACGGCACGTATCACACGGTGGAGGCGGTGCGTGAGTCGATGGTCCAGCGCAAAAGCGGCGTGCTCGTGCTGATCGGCTCGGTCAACGGTATGACGGCGCTGGGGCACCCCGCCTATAGCGCGGCGAAGGCGGGGCTCATCAGCTACACGAAGGCGCTGGCAATCGAGCTGGGACGTCATGGCATTCGCGCCAACATCGTGTGTCCGGGCACCGTGAAGACGCAGGCGTGGCAGGCGCGCGTAGATAAGGATCCCCAGGTATTCGAGACATTGAAGAAGTGGTACCCGCTCGGCGACTTCGCGACGCCCGACGACATCGCGGACGCCGTGCTGTTTCTCGCTTCGCCGATGGCGCGCGTGATTACGGGTGTGGCGCTGCCCGTGGACGGCGGCCTGATGGCGGGCAACCGGCTGATGGCCGCGGAGCTGACGCTGGAATCGCTGTAA
- the thiM gene encoding hydroxyethylthiazole kinase: protein MSDKPVQELPDHIAATTFAEFREAKPLVHCLTNEVVQTFTANVLLALGASPAMVVDESEATQFAAIAGAVLINIGTLYPARGEAMLAAITSATRAGKPWVLDPVAVGALDYRTAFARGLLSLKPAAIRGNASEIMALAGRDARGRGVDSADESLAALPAARDLAQQTGAVVAVTGAVDYVTDGTRDYAVSGGHPLMTRVVGTGCALSAVVAAFCASSSGPKGDRLAAVATACRTMARAGEHAVAASEGPGSFVPAFLDALYRMSATNGADGG from the coding sequence ATGAGCGACAAACCGGTTCAAGAACTGCCCGACCACATCGCGGCAACCACGTTTGCCGAATTTCGCGAGGCGAAGCCGCTCGTGCATTGCCTCACCAACGAGGTGGTACAGACCTTCACGGCGAACGTGCTGCTCGCGTTGGGCGCGTCGCCCGCCATGGTGGTGGACGAAAGCGAGGCCACGCAGTTCGCGGCCATCGCGGGCGCGGTGCTGATCAACATCGGCACGCTGTATCCGGCGCGCGGCGAAGCGATGCTCGCGGCCATCACATCGGCCACGCGTGCCGGCAAGCCCTGGGTGCTGGACCCCGTCGCCGTGGGCGCGCTCGACTATCGCACGGCATTCGCGCGCGGCTTGCTCTCGTTGAAGCCCGCGGCGATTCGCGGCAACGCATCCGAGATCATGGCGCTTGCCGGCCGCGATGCACGCGGTCGCGGCGTGGATAGCGCCGACGAGTCGCTGGCCGCGTTGCCCGCGGCGCGCGACCTCGCGCAGCAAACGGGCGCGGTGGTGGCCGTGACGGGCGCCGTGGACTACGTGACCGACGGCACGCGCGACTACGCCGTGAGCGGCGGCCATCCGTTGATGACGCGCGTGGTAGGCACGGGCTGCGCGTTGTCGGCGGTGGTGGCGGCGTTCTGCGCATCGAGCAGCGGCCCGAAGGGCGATCGCCTGGCCGCGGTGGCAACGGCCTGCCGAACCATGGCACGCGCGGGCGAGCATGCGGTAGCGGCAAGCGAGGGGCCGGGCAGTTTCGTTCCGGCGTTCCTCGATGCGCTTTATCGAATGTCGGCCACGAATGGGGCTGACGGCGGTTGA
- a CDS encoding MurR/RpiR family transcriptional regulator, whose protein sequence is MAAPNLIPHIRNALTDLRPAERKVAEMVLGDVDFAMRASITELAQRADVSEPSVTRFCRAVGAHGLRDFKMQLAQSVAGGLPYASTAVARGDDVRTLLDKVGEAAVQGITHARDALDPAAFEAAIAALAQARRVYVFGVGSGSGLVAQDAALRLLRLDIAATAFTDGHLQRLYAGLMEPGDVAFAISHSGRSVEVNESIQIAKERGATTVGLTNVGSRLAWLVDIPLLLRIPAPIDPNTPGVSRLVHLSIVDALSIGVALQLGPQTLEKMRHAKARLAHDAEPVAGSADEMQ, encoded by the coding sequence TTGGCTGCACCGAACCTGATTCCCCATATCCGCAACGCCCTGACCGATTTGCGGCCCGCCGAGCGCAAGGTCGCCGAGATGGTGCTGGGCGACGTCGACTTCGCCATGCGCGCGAGCATTACCGAACTCGCGCAGCGCGCCGACGTGTCGGAGCCTTCCGTGACGCGCTTTTGCCGCGCCGTGGGGGCGCACGGCCTGCGCGACTTCAAGATGCAACTGGCCCAAAGCGTGGCAGGCGGCTTGCCGTACGCCTCGACCGCGGTCGCGCGCGGCGACGACGTGCGCACGCTGCTCGACAAAGTGGGCGAGGCCGCCGTGCAGGGCATCACGCATGCGCGCGACGCGCTCGACCCTGCCGCGTTCGAAGCCGCGATTGCCGCGCTCGCACAGGCGCGGCGCGTCTACGTTTTCGGCGTGGGCTCCGGTTCGGGCCTCGTCGCACAGGACGCGGCATTGCGTTTGCTGCGCCTCGACATTGCGGCCACGGCATTTACGGACGGGCATTTGCAGCGCCTTTACGCCGGCCTGATGGAGCCCGGCGACGTCGCGTTCGCCATCTCGCATTCGGGGCGCAGCGTGGAAGTGAACGAGAGCATCCAGATTGCGAAGGAACGCGGCGCGACCACAGTGGGCCTCACGAACGTCGGTTCGCGGCTGGCGTGGCTCGTGGATATTCCGCTGTTGCTGCGCATACCGGCGCCGATTGATCCGAACACGCCTGGCGTGTCGCGGCTCGTGCATCTTTCCATCGTGGATGCGCTTTCGATTGGCGTGGCCTTGCAACTGGGACCGCAGACGCTCGAGAAGATGCGCCACGCGAAGGCGCGTCTTGCGCACGATGCCGAACCGGTGGCCGGCAGCGCAGACGAAATGCAGTGA
- a CDS encoding carbohydrate ABC transporter permease, which yields MSAKAKRTLWCWLALAPLIAVVLFPFAVMLFTALKPASEVFVYPARWLPVHWHWQNFVDMWDAANFGVALRNSVIISSLSTLLALAVSLPAAYAMARFPFRGRGAYRQFLLVTQMLSPILLVVGLFRLAAMIPYGDGNLVDSKIGVIVSYAAFNIAFAVWMLSSYFQTVPRDLEESAWLEGCSRTQAVLRVFLPLAVPAVVVTAIFTFINAWNEFAVVYTLIRSPENKTLTVQVTDMVAGKYTVEWHLVMAATLCATLPVSVVFAWLQRYLVKGLALGAVK from the coding sequence ATGAGCGCCAAAGCCAAACGTACGCTCTGGTGCTGGCTTGCGCTCGCGCCGCTCATCGCGGTCGTGCTGTTTCCGTTCGCCGTGATGCTCTTCACCGCGCTCAAGCCCGCGTCGGAAGTGTTCGTCTACCCGGCGCGCTGGCTACCTGTGCATTGGCACTGGCAAAACTTCGTGGACATGTGGGACGCCGCGAACTTCGGCGTGGCGTTGCGCAACAGCGTGATCATCAGCTCGCTTTCCACGCTGCTCGCGCTTGCCGTGAGCCTGCCCGCGGCCTATGCGATGGCGCGCTTTCCGTTTCGCGGACGCGGCGCGTATCGCCAGTTTCTGCTCGTCACGCAGATGCTCTCGCCCATCCTGCTCGTGGTGGGTCTCTTCCGCCTTGCCGCGATGATTCCCTACGGCGACGGCAATCTGGTGGATTCGAAGATCGGCGTGATCGTCTCGTATGCCGCGTTCAACATCGCATTCGCCGTGTGGATGCTCTCGTCGTATTTTCAGACGGTGCCGCGCGATCTGGAGGAATCGGCCTGGCTGGAAGGATGCAGCCGCACGCAGGCGGTGTTGCGCGTGTTTCTGCCGCTCGCGGTGCCGGCCGTCGTGGTGACGGCGATCTTCACGTTCATCAATGCATGGAACGAGTTCGCCGTGGTCTACACGTTGATCCGTTCGCCGGAGAACAAGACGCTCACGGTGCAGGTCACGGACATGGTGGCCGGCAAGTACACCGTGGAGTGGCACCTGGTGATGGCGGCCACGCTGTGCGCCACGTTGCCTGTCTCGGTAGTGTTCGCGTGGTTGCAGCGGTATCTGGTGAAGGGGCTGGCGCTCGGCGCGGTGAAGTGA
- the nirD gene encoding nitrite reductase small subunit NirD — translation MSRWVEVAAIENFPPGTVRSVEVDGVQVAVFNVDGTCYAIEDICPHDGGVLTGGAVEGDEVICPRHGARFCIKTGKVLAPPAYEDVAVFPVRIEAGRVQVRDARWDESGF, via the coding sequence ATGTCGCGCTGGGTCGAAGTGGCCGCCATAGAGAACTTTCCGCCAGGCACCGTGCGCAGCGTCGAGGTGGATGGCGTGCAGGTTGCGGTATTCAACGTGGACGGCACCTGCTACGCGATCGAAGATATTTGCCCGCACGACGGCGGCGTGTTGACAGGCGGTGCAGTGGAGGGCGACGAGGTGATCTGCCCGCGTCACGGCGCCCGCTTCTGCATCAAAACGGGTAAGGTGCTGGCGCCGCCGGCCTATGAAGATGTGGCCGTGTTTCCTGTGCGAATCGAAGCCGGCAGGGTGCAGGTGCGCGATGCCCGGTGGGACGAATCGGGCTTTTGA
- a CDS encoding carbohydrate ABC transporter permease: protein MRRSASTQPPAPWLLIVPSLLLALFIISYPIYNIVFQSLHEVSRFGAIRGFSGLQNFYTVFADPVFTDSLRRTLVWTACVVGGTVLISVPVALILNQDFYGRGVARTIIMLPWSVSLTMTAVVWRWSFNDDYGMVNVTLQRLGLIAGPIHWLATPELAFAVEIAVGILVSIPFTVTILLGGLSSVPGDIYEAARIDGANAWQQFRKLTLPLLKPFINMAILLNVIYVFNSFPIIWVMTQGGPDNGTHILVTYLYELGFRLGRPGEAAAVSLIMLVMLFVFSMAYLRLQAKGTNAQGEPA, encoded by the coding sequence ATGCGCCGCTCCGCTTCCACGCAACCGCCCGCGCCGTGGCTGCTGATCGTGCCGAGTCTGCTGCTCGCGCTCTTCATCATCAGTTATCCGATCTACAACATCGTGTTCCAGTCGCTGCACGAAGTCTCGCGTTTCGGCGCGATTCGCGGCTTCAGCGGCTTGCAGAATTTCTACACCGTATTCGCCGACCCCGTGTTCACCGATTCGCTGCGCCGAACGCTGGTGTGGACGGCCTGCGTAGTGGGCGGCACAGTGCTGATCTCGGTACCGGTCGCGCTGATTCTGAATCAGGACTTCTATGGCCGCGGCGTGGCGCGCACCATCATCATGCTGCCGTGGTCCGTCTCGCTCACCATGACCGCCGTGGTGTGGCGCTGGTCGTTCAACGACGACTACGGCATGGTCAACGTCACGCTGCAACGCCTGGGCCTGATCGCCGGGCCTATTCATTGGCTTGCTACGCCCGAACTCGCGTTTGCCGTGGAAATCGCGGTGGGCATTCTGGTTTCCATTCCATTCACGGTAACGATTCTGCTGGGCGGCCTGTCTTCCGTGCCCGGCGACATCTACGAAGCCGCGCGCATCGACGGTGCCAACGCGTGGCAGCAGTTCCGCAAGCTCACGCTGCCGCTGCTCAAGCCGTTCATCAACATGGCGATTCTGCTCAACGTGATCTACGTGTTCAATTCGTTTCCGATCATCTGGGTGATGACGCAAGGCGGCCCCGACAACGGCACGCATATTCTCGTAACGTATCTCTACGAATTGGGCTTTCGTCTTGGGCGGCCCGGCGAAGCCGCAGCGGTGTCGCTCATCATGCTCGTCATGCTGTTCGTCTTTTCGATGGCGTACCTGCGGCTCCAGGCGAAAGGCACGAATGCACAGGGAGAGCCGGCATGA
- a CDS encoding ABC transporter ATP-binding protein encodes MAAVQLNGIYKRYGETQVVHGIDLDIDDGEFVVLVGPSGCGKSTLMRMIAGLEEITGGELMIGGTRANTLAPQQRNVSMVFQSYALYPHLSVYDNIAFGPRIRKEPTERFKPRIEAAAKMLNLSGYLDRLPRALSGGQRQRVAMGRAVVREPALFLFDEPLSNLDAKLRVQMRTEIKALHQRLKNTVIYVTHDQIEAMTMADRIVVMNAGRIEQIGRPLELYDRPANLFVASFLGSPAMNFAAGEVVAGDAGLALLVEDGRRIALPSGAAAPGARVTLGIRPEHIELASEDASQAGDASMEIEVIEPTGAETHLYGKIGGSTWCVTTRQRPAIGPGARVTLKLPAAHLHLFDTQSGTRCT; translated from the coding sequence ATGGCGGCAGTGCAATTGAACGGCATCTACAAGCGGTATGGCGAAACGCAAGTGGTGCACGGCATCGATCTCGATATCGACGACGGCGAGTTCGTCGTGCTGGTAGGCCCCTCGGGCTGCGGCAAGAGCACGTTGATGCGCATGATTGCGGGGCTCGAAGAAATCACGGGCGGCGAACTGATGATCGGCGGCACGCGCGCCAATACGCTCGCGCCGCAGCAGCGCAACGTGTCGATGGTGTTCCAGAGCTACGCGCTCTACCCGCATCTTTCGGTCTACGACAACATCGCGTTCGGCCCGCGCATTCGCAAAGAGCCTACGGAGCGCTTCAAGCCGCGCATCGAGGCCGCGGCGAAGATGCTGAATCTCTCGGGCTACCTGGACCGCCTGCCGCGTGCGCTTTCCGGCGGCCAGCGTCAGCGTGTGGCGATGGGCCGCGCCGTGGTGCGCGAACCGGCGCTGTTCCTGTTCGACGAACCGCTCTCGAATCTGGACGCGAAACTGCGCGTGCAGATGCGCACCGAAATCAAGGCACTGCATCAGCGGCTCAAGAACACCGTGATCTACGTGACGCACGACCAGATCGAGGCCATGACCATGGCCGATCGCATCGTCGTGATGAACGCGGGCCGCATCGAGCAGATCGGCCGGCCACTGGAGCTATACGATCGTCCGGCGAATCTCTTCGTGGCCAGTTTTCTGGGTTCGCCTGCCATGAACTTCGCTGCCGGCGAAGTGGTGGCGGGCGACGCAGGTCTTGCGTTGCTGGTGGAAGACGGCCGCCGCATTGCGCTGCCATCAGGTGCCGCCGCGCCGGGCGCACGCGTGACGCTCGGCATTCGTCCCGAGCACATCGAACTCGCGAGTGAAGACGCGAGCCAGGCCGGCGATGCGTCCATGGAGATCGAAGTGATCGAGCCGACCGGCGCCGAAACGCACCTATACGGGAAAATAGGGGGAAGCACGTGGTGTGTCACCACGCGCCAGCGGCCCGCAATCGGCCCCGGCGCGCGCGTGACGTTGAAGTTGCCCGCGGCGCATCTGCATCTGTTCGATACGCAGAGCGGTACGCGTTGCACGTAA
- a CDS encoding cytochrome P450, giving the protein MMNAAAEPRTSWRQVADLPCPKGLPLVGNLLQLSPARLHLILERWAEELGAPFRFQVGNIPITVWTDTELIQSIMRERPHRYRRYQPIEAVLEEMGCNGLFSAEGPAWEPQRRLVMQALSIPNVRAFYPTLVEITERLRQRWLRAAQRGETVEMTEDLKRFTVDVTSALAFGEDPRTLEKEHGVIQEHLELILPTVMARINALFPYWRYVKLPRDRKVDHALAEVHRYVREMMQRARDRMRDEPSETPRNLLEAMLAMRDEPGSVLTDDQIAANVLTLLLAGEDTTADSIAWTLPYLAEDPALQTQLHEDARRIFNAGGEHNERGVCPDYATLKELDLFEAIATEATRLRPVASVHSFEPLEDVRVGDVELPAGTRMFFLARPAMLDAKNFVDPQRYDPYRWIRKGEQGAHDVRAYLQFGAGPRVCPGRHLASVEMRLVLSMLMANFSMELATDPANIQEVQAFTMVPSTMPVKLTLR; this is encoded by the coding sequence ATGATGAATGCCGCAGCCGAACCTCGCACATCGTGGCGCCAGGTCGCCGACCTGCCGTGCCCGAAGGGCCTGCCGCTCGTCGGCAATCTGCTCCAGCTTTCGCCCGCACGGCTGCATTTGATTCTCGAACGCTGGGCCGAAGAACTGGGCGCGCCGTTCCGCTTCCAGGTGGGCAACATTCCCATCACCGTGTGGACCGATACGGAGTTGATCCAGTCCATCATGCGCGAGCGGCCGCATCGTTACCGCCGCTATCAGCCTATCGAAGCGGTGCTCGAGGAAATGGGCTGCAACGGCCTTTTTTCCGCGGAAGGCCCCGCGTGGGAGCCGCAGCGCCGGCTCGTCATGCAGGCGCTCTCCATTCCGAACGTCCGCGCGTTCTACCCGACGCTGGTGGAGATCACCGAACGTCTGCGCCAGCGCTGGCTACGTGCCGCGCAGCGCGGCGAAACGGTGGAGATGACCGAAGACCTGAAGCGCTTCACCGTGGACGTCACGAGTGCGCTCGCGTTCGGCGAAGACCCGCGCACGCTGGAAAAAGAGCACGGCGTGATCCAGGAGCATCTCGAACTGATCCTGCCCACGGTCATGGCCCGCATCAACGCGCTCTTTCCGTACTGGCGCTACGTGAAGCTGCCGCGCGACCGCAAGGTGGACCACGCGCTCGCTGAAGTGCACCGCTATGTGCGCGAGATGATGCAGCGCGCCCGCGACCGCATGCGCGACGAGCCTTCGGAGACGCCGCGCAACCTGCTCGAAGCGATGCTCGCGATGCGCGACGAACCGGGCTCCGTGCTCACCGACGACCAGATCGCCGCCAACGTGCTGACGCTGCTGCTCGCGGGCGAAGACACCACGGCGGATTCCATCGCGTGGACGCTGCCGTACCTCGCAGAAGACCCGGCATTGCAGACACAGTTGCACGAGGACGCGCGTCGCATCTTCAACGCGGGCGGCGAACACAACGAACGCGGCGTGTGCCCCGACTACGCCACGCTCAAGGAACTGGATCTGTTCGAAGCCATCGCGACGGAAGCGACGCGGCTGCGACCCGTGGCCTCTGTGCACTCGTTCGAGCCGCTGGAAGACGTGCGCGTGGGCGACGTCGAACTGCCCGCAGGCACGCGCATGTTCTTCCTCGCGCGGCCTGCCATGCTCGATGCAAAAAATTTCGTAGACCCGCAACGCTACGACCCATACCGCTGGATCCGCAAAGGCGAACAGGGCGCACACGACGTGCGCGCCTATCTGCAATTCGGCGCGGGACCGCGCGTGTGCCCGGGCCGACACCTGGCGAGCGTCGAGATGCGCCTCGTGCTTTCCATGCTGATGGCGAACTTCTCGATGGAACTGGCAACGGACCCGGCGAACATCCAGGAAGTGCAGGCCTTCACGATGGTGCCCAGCACGATGCCGGTGAAGCTCACGCTGCGATAG
- a CDS encoding IclR family transcriptional regulator, with product MPAPASASATRTQRGIQSVEVGGRLLRALADARGPLALSDLAASGDLPSGQAHAYLVSLTRLGLIKRDELSGRYEPGPLALRLGLLHLEHQPAFRGAVPHAAALAQQTGFSVAICIAGPQGPTIVRYEHGGLPLHVNLHVGTVMSLPGTSTGRVFCAFLPAERLQPMWAGQSASAEGSGAVQRGEHADAAARAAFEAVLEGIRARGMERGIDAPTPGVSSLCVPVLDAQNQLCLALTAIGATGAIDVKWNGAVARVMRAAALEIGAALQSSSLDTSCAA from the coding sequence GTGCCGGCACCGGCATCCGCTTCGGCAACCCGAACGCAGCGCGGCATTCAGAGCGTCGAAGTAGGCGGCCGGCTGCTGCGCGCGCTCGCCGACGCGCGCGGACCGCTCGCGCTCTCGGACCTCGCGGCCAGCGGCGACCTGCCGTCGGGCCAGGCGCACGCGTACCTGGTCAGCCTCACGCGCCTTGGGCTCATCAAGCGCGACGAACTGTCGGGTCGCTACGAGCCGGGACCGCTCGCGCTGCGCCTCGGCCTGCTGCATCTCGAACATCAGCCCGCGTTTCGCGGCGCCGTGCCGCACGCCGCCGCGCTCGCGCAGCAAACGGGTTTCAGCGTGGCGATCTGCATTGCGGGTCCGCAGGGGCCCACCATCGTGCGCTACGAGCATGGCGGCCTGCCGCTGCACGTGAACCTGCATGTGGGCACGGTGATGTCGTTGCCGGGCACGTCCACGGGCCGCGTCTTCTGCGCTTTCCTGCCGGCGGAACGCTTGCAGCCGATGTGGGCCGGCCAGTCCGCATCCGCTGAAGGTTCGGGCGCGGTGCAGCGCGGCGAGCACGCCGACGCAGCGGCGCGGGCCGCATTCGAAGCCGTGCTGGAAGGCATTCGCGCACGCGGCATGGAACGCGGCATCGACGCGCCGACGCCCGGCGTGAGCAGCCTTTGCGTGCCCGTACTCGACGCACAGAACCAGCTTTGCCTCGCGCTCACCGCGATCGGCGCAACGGGTGCCATCGACGTCAAATGGAACGGCGCCGTCGCGCGCGTCATGCGCGCCGCCGCGCTGGAAATCGGCGCCGCGCTTCAGTCTTCGTCCCTCGACACATCATGCGCCGCGTAA
- a CDS encoding DUF1328 domain-containing protein, which produces MLKWALVFAIVAVIAGLLGFTGIAAGAAAIAKLLFGIFVVLCIVFLVLGLVIAKKVVD; this is translated from the coding sequence GTGCTGAAATGGGCCTTGGTATTCGCAATCGTTGCAGTCATCGCCGGCCTGTTGGGGTTCACGGGCATAGCAGCCGGCGCCGCGGCAATCGCCAAATTGCTGTTCGGCATCTTCGTCGTGCTGTGTATCGTTTTTCTGGTGCTGGGGCTGGTTATTGCCAAAAAGGTGGTGGATTGA
- a CDS encoding IclR family transcriptional regulator, with the protein MRRVTPPNASRRDAARGKAAAAETVEARQQRGIQSLDNTGELLAALVAANAPLTLRDLAAAAGMPPAKAFPHLVSLQKIGLLSRDSAGRFEAGPLGLELGLIALARLSPPREAEAEIVALAASTGMSVAMAVLGPLGPTVVRLEESPRPLHVSLRPGTVMSLVNTAIGRVFAAYLDDDVLAQLLPQDDLRLAGEAVARTAANTAARHAARDYADVLTQIRTHGADTAIDKPIPGISTVAAPVFDHTGSVCLVIALMGPSGAFDAGLTGHPAHTLCAATQRLSRRFGYIDMEAAREASVRAQPGES; encoded by the coding sequence ATGCGCCGCGTAACGCCGCCCAATGCCTCCCGTCGCGATGCCGCACGCGGCAAAGCGGCAGCCGCTGAAACCGTGGAAGCCAGACAGCAGCGCGGCATTCAATCGCTCGACAACACCGGCGAGTTGCTCGCCGCACTCGTGGCGGCCAACGCACCGCTCACGCTGCGCGACCTCGCGGCCGCGGCCGGCATGCCGCCCGCGAAGGCGTTTCCGCATCTGGTGAGTTTGCAGAAGATCGGCCTGTTGAGCCGCGACAGCGCCGGCCGCTTCGAAGCGGGACCGCTCGGCCTGGAGTTGGGTCTGATCGCGCTGGCGCGTCTTTCGCCGCCGCGCGAGGCCGAAGCGGAGATCGTGGCGCTGGCCGCGTCCACGGGCATGAGCGTCGCGATGGCCGTGCTCGGGCCGCTCGGGCCCACGGTCGTGCGGCTCGAAGAATCGCCGCGGCCGCTGCATGTGAGCCTGCGTCCCGGTACGGTGATGTCGCTCGTGAATACGGCAATCGGCCGCGTGTTCGCGGCGTATCTCGACGACGACGTGCTGGCCCAGCTTCTGCCGCAAGACGATCTGCGGCTCGCGGGCGAGGCCGTTGCCAGGACCGCTGCCAACACCGCCGCGCGGCATGCCGCGCGCGACTACGCCGACGTCCTCACGCAAATCCGCACCCACGGCGCGGATACCGCCATCGACAAACCCATTCCCGGCATCAGCACGGTCGCCGCGCCCGTCTTCGACCACACGGGCAGCGTGTGCCTCGTGATCGCGCTCATGGGTCCCTCGGGCGCTTTCGATGCCGGGCTCACAGGCCACCCGGCGCACACGCTCTGCGCCGCCACGCAGCGGCTTTCGCGGCGCTTCGGCTACATCGACATGGAAGCCGCACGCGAAGCATCCGTTCGCGCACAACCAGGAGAGTCATGA
- a CDS encoding ABC transporter substrate-binding protein, with amino-acid sequence MSLQARVSTALGRLAVALAFAGIAHAAQADTVRVTVAHYSDATAPYFEKMARQFEKANPGTTIKIEDVNWDTLQQKLQTDISGGANADLAIVGTRWLLDFVKDDVAEPLDGYMDANFKARFIGPFLAPGVIDGKTYGLPIAASARGLYYNKDLLAKAGFPNGPKTWNDVIAASKKLKSMGVAGFGLQGKEIETDVYWYYALWTNGGDVIGKDGKAAFASPAGVKAATLYKSMIDEGLTEPGVTGYSREDVQNLFKQGRVAMVISAPFLAKQLKKEAPNIKYGIAPVPVGTNSATYAVTDSIVMFKNSKAKKTAWKFLDYLFTKEPRVEFTSTEGFLPTTKAEATDPAFNDPDTKAFIALLPNARFAPTVTGWEDTAKAVTNAMQAIYLGKAKPADALNAAAAEANKALGH; translated from the coding sequence ATGTCGTTACAGGCACGTGTATCCACCGCGCTCGGCAGGCTCGCCGTGGCGTTAGCGTTCGCAGGTATCGCCCATGCGGCGCAGGCCGATACGGTCCGCGTCACCGTCGCGCACTACAGCGACGCCACGGCGCCGTACTTCGAGAAGATGGCCCGCCAGTTCGAAAAGGCCAACCCCGGCACCACCATCAAGATTGAAGACGTGAACTGGGACACGCTGCAACAGAAACTGCAGACGGACATTTCAGGCGGCGCCAACGCGGACCTCGCCATCGTCGGCACGCGCTGGCTGCTCGACTTCGTGAAAGACGACGTGGCCGAACCGCTGGACGGCTACATGGACGCGAACTTCAAGGCGCGCTTCATCGGCCCGTTCCTCGCGCCGGGCGTGATCGACGGCAAGACCTATGGCCTGCCCATCGCCGCGTCGGCGCGCGGCCTCTACTACAACAAGGACCTGCTCGCGAAGGCGGGCTTCCCCAACGGGCCGAAAACGTGGAACGACGTGATTGCCGCGTCGAAGAAGCTGAAGTCGATGGGCGTGGCCGGCTTCGGCCTGCAGGGCAAGGAAATCGAAACGGACGTGTACTGGTATTACGCGCTGTGGACCAACGGCGGCGACGTGATCGGCAAAGACGGCAAGGCCGCGTTCGCCTCGCCCGCCGGCGTGAAGGCGGCCACGCTCTACAAGTCGATGATCGACGAAGGTCTCACCGAACCGGGCGTGACGGGCTACAGCCGCGAAGACGTGCAGAACCTCTTCAAGCAGGGCCGCGTCGCGATGGTGATCTCGGCACCGTTCCTCGCGAAGCAGTTGAAGAAGGAAGCGCCGAACATCAAGTACGGCATCGCGCCGGTACCCGTGGGCACCAACAGCGCGACGTATGCCGTCACCGATTCGATCGTGATGTTCAAGAACTCGAAGGCGAAGAAGACGGCGTGGAAGTTCCTCGACTATCTGTTCACGAAGGAACCGCGTGTCGAGTTCACGAGCACCGAAGGCTTCCTGCCCACCACGAAGGCCGAAGCAACCGACCCGGCCTTCAACGATCCGGACACGAAGGCGTTCATCGCACTGCTGCCGAACGCACGCTTCGCGCCCACGGTGACGGGCTGGGAAGACACGGCCAAGGCAGTGACCAACGCGATGCAGGCCATCTATCTGGGCAAGGCGAAGCCCGCCGACGCACTCAACGCCGCCGCGGCGGAAGCCAACAAGGCGCTGGGCCATTAA